A genomic window from Pantoea alhagi includes:
- a CDS encoding YgdI/YgdR family lipoprotein, whose product MKRITSVAVLTMMMLLSGCSSSYVMSTKDGHMIMTDGKPEIDKDTGLVKYTDQAGNEMQINGDEVSSIIER is encoded by the coding sequence ATGAAGCGGATTACCAGCGTGGCTGTGTTGACCATGATGATGCTGTTAAGCGGCTGCAGCAGCAGTTACGTCATGTCCACTAAGGATGGTCATATGATTATGACTGACGGCAAGCCGGAAATTGATAAGGATACAGGGCTGGTCAAATATACCGATCAGGCCGGTAATGAAATGCAGATCAACGGTGATGAGGTCTCTTCCATCATTGAGCGGTAA
- a CDS encoding NADP(H)-dependent aldo-keto reductase, translating to MHYHRIPHSTLEVSQLGLGTMTFGEQNSEADAHAQLDLAVSCGINLIDTAEMYPVPPRPETQGLTESYIGNWLKARGNRDKIVLATKVAGPSRGSDAGIRPAQVLDRKNIRVALEASLKRLNTDYIDLYQVHWPQRQTNCFGKLGYQYTDTSVPVTLLETLEALAEQVRAGKIRYIGVSNETPWGVMRYLQLAEKHELPRIVSIQNPYSLLNRSFEVGLAEISQHEGVELLAYSSLAFGTLSGKYLNGARPAGARNTLFSRFTRYSGEQSQQAVAEYVELARSHGIDPAQMALAFVRQQPFVASTLLGATTPEQLQSNIDSYQLTLSGELLEQLEAIHRRYTYPAP from the coding sequence ATGCACTATCACCGTATCCCCCACAGTACGCTGGAAGTCAGCCAGCTGGGATTGGGAACCATGACGTTTGGTGAGCAAAATAGCGAAGCCGATGCCCATGCCCAGTTGGATTTAGCCGTTAGTTGCGGCATTAACCTCATCGACACCGCGGAAATGTATCCTGTTCCGCCACGCCCGGAAACGCAGGGATTGACCGAAAGCTATATCGGCAACTGGCTAAAGGCGCGCGGCAACCGCGACAAAATCGTACTGGCGACTAAAGTTGCCGGACCATCACGCGGCAGCGATGCCGGTATTCGTCCGGCTCAGGTGCTGGATCGCAAAAATATTCGCGTGGCGCTGGAAGCCAGCCTGAAGCGTCTGAACACTGATTATATCGACCTTTATCAGGTGCACTGGCCGCAGCGTCAAACTAACTGTTTTGGCAAACTGGGCTATCAGTACACGGATACCAGCGTGCCGGTTACGCTGCTGGAAACGCTGGAGGCGCTGGCCGAGCAGGTGCGCGCCGGTAAGATCCGTTATATCGGCGTCTCGAATGAAACGCCGTGGGGCGTAATGCGTTATCTGCAGCTGGCGGAAAAGCATGAGCTGCCGCGTATTGTTTCCATTCAGAATCCCTATAGCCTGCTCAACCGTAGCTTTGAAGTGGGCCTGGCGGAGATTAGCCAGCATGAAGGCGTCGAGCTGCTGGCTTATTCCAGCCTCGCTTTCGGCACGCTTAGCGGTAAATATCTGAACGGCGCGCGTCCGGCCGGGGCGCGAAATACCTTGTTTAGCCGCTTTACGCGTTACAGCGGTGAGCAGTCTCAACAGGCGGTAGCGGAATATGTCGAGCTGGCACGCAGCCACGGGATCGATCCGGCACAGATGGCGCTGGCCTTTGTGCGTCAGCAGCCTTTTGTCGCCAGCACGCTGCTGGGCGCTACGACGCCTGAACAGCTGCAGAGCAATATCGACAGCTATCAATTGACGCTCAGCGGTGAGCTACTGGAACAGCTGGAAGCGATTCATCGTCGCTACACCTATCCCGCGCCGTAA